The region GACATGAGTTTGGATCaatattcagttaaaaaaacatattttcatatCAGAAAATCTgtactttttaaagcaaatttagaCCAGCTACACTAATATtcactattttcttttcttgtatgTTAAACGTATATTAGCATATCCTTTAAAGTACAATATGAACCcaatcagttttattttctcaataaACCATACTCTTCACTTCTATCTAAAAGACTAGGTGTAAAACAACCTCAGATTGGCTAGTCTTTAACAGATCCTCTGTGCTGAGGATTCAGATGGTCTAAGCATAAGAGAGCCAAAAGTGAGGTacaaactgcaaagaaaaagttCAAATTTGTTCCACAGTCAAAAATCACACTTATTAAATTATAATGACATTTCTTGTTTCAAGTTGTGCCCATTCAGTTGTGTTGTGCTAGTCACGATGTTCCTGGTATTGCTTTTCAGGGAAGTCATTTGAATGGCAGAAGAGTTGCGCAAGTAGCTGGCAGATCTCTCTTGCTGAGCTTTCCTCCTGCAACGAAGCTGGTTGTTGAAATATCTTCTAAAACTCTCACTGAGAAAATACAGCGCAAATGGGTTGACACAAGAGTTGCAGAAACTTAGCACTCGGGCCACTAAGGTAGCAACCATATGTCCTGTCGATGGATCAATCTCATTGTAATTAAAAGATCGGTACATGTACAGCACATGGTTAGGAAACCAGCAGACAGCAAAGAAGGCAACAAAAACTAGAACTATTTTTGCCAGACGTTTCCGAGTTTCCAtctaaaaagaagaagagaaccCAAATGAACAATAGCAAATAGAATTATTCCATGTAACAGgcttaa is a window of Columba livia isolate bColLiv1 breed racing homer chromosome 3, bColLiv1.pat.W.v2, whole genome shotgun sequence DNA encoding:
- the NMBR gene encoding neuromedin-B receptor isoform X2, encoding MPHGISPRSGSLGRYKAIVNPMDIQTSSAVLWTYVKAIAIWVVSMLLAVPEVVFSELAHINDTNNATFTACIPYPMTDDMHPKIHSVLIFLVYFLIPLAIISIYYYHIAKSLIKSAHNIPGEYSDHSKKQMETRKRLAKIVLVFVAFFAVCWFPNHVLYMYRSFNYNEIDPSTGHMVATLVARVLSFCNSCVNPFALYFLSESFRRYFNNQLRCRRKAQQERSASYLRNSSAIQMTSLKSNTRNIVTSTTQLNGHNLKQEMSL
- the NMBR gene encoding neuromedin-B receptor isoform X3; translated protein: MDIQTSSAVLWTYVKAIAIWVVSMLLAVPEVVFSELAHINDTNNATFTACIPYPMTDDMHPKIHSVLIFLVYFLIPLAIISIYYYHIAKSLIKSAHNIPGEYSDHSKKQMETRKRLAKIVLVFVAFFAVCWFPNHVLYMYRSFNYNEIDPSTGHMVATLVARVLSFCNSCVNPFALYFLSESFRRYFNNQLRCRRKAQQERSASYLRNSSAIQMTSLKSNTRNIVTSTTQLNGHNLKQEMSL